GCCGCAGATGCCGAGATTTGCGCGATGCTGGCCGATTGTCTCGAAGAGGTCGGCATCGAGCGCGGCGATTACGTGGTGCGGGTGAATAACCGCAAGGTGTTGAACGGGGTGTTGGAGGTTGCGGGCCTGTCTGGCGATGACAAAGAGGCCGAGCGTGGAATTGTGCTACGCGCAATTGATAAGCTGGATCGTCTTGGGCCGGAAGGCGTGCGCCAACTGCTGGGCGAGGGGCGGAAGGACGAAAGCGGGGATTTCACTAGGGGCGCAGGGCTGACGAATGAGCAGACCGAGGTCGTTATGGGCTTCGTAACAGCACCATCAAAAATCAATCAGATACTACAGAAATTTGAGGGCAATCTGATCAAAGACTTGGACCCGAGGGATCCGGACTTTCTAGGCTCGCTTGGGATCGCGGCTGATGTTGCTCAAGGATTCATCTTGAAGGCTGATCCGAAAGCCAAAGCCAAGAATGCGCTTCGAAATGCTGCTTCACTTCACGTCCTGCGAGAGCTCATTTCTGACTCGGAGGGCGGAAGAGAAGGTGTAGATGAGTTGGAAACGATTGCACTCCTCCTCGAAGCGCAAGGTTATGGTTCAGATCGAATTCTCATCGACCCTTCCGTCGTGCGGGGGCTCGGCTATTACACCGGCCCGGTTTATGAGGCGGAACTCACCTTTGAAATCCTTGACGAAAAAGGCCGCAAGCGGCAGTTCGGCTCGGTGGCGGGGGGCGGGCGCTATGATGATCTGGTCAAGCGTTTCACCGGGCAGGCTGTGCCGGCGACGGGTGTCAGCATCGGCGTGGATCGGCTATTGGCGGCGCTGCGTGAAAAGGGACGGGTCAAGCCAAAGGCGGAAGGCCCGGTCGTGGTCACGGTGATGGATCGTGACCGGATGGCCGATTATCAGGCGATGGTGGGAGAGTTGCGCCGCGCGGGCATCCGCGCGGAGGTTTATCTGGGCAATCCGAAGAATTTCGGCAACCAGTTGAAATACGCCGACAAGCGCCAAAGCCCGGTGGTGGTGATCGAAGGCGAGGATGAAAAGGCGCGCGGGGTGGTGCAGATCAAGGATCTGATCCTTGGCGCGCAGATCGCCGAAAGTGCCACGCTGGAAGAATGGAAAGAGCGCCCGAGCCAGTTCGAGGTGCCACGCGAAGAGCTTGCCACCAAGGTGCGCGCCATCCTTGACGGGCAGGGGCGTAATGCGCCATCGCGCGGCATACCGGGCCGAGGCGGCCCGGCTGCGCGCCCTGTTCGAGGCGGCCGGTGCCGAGGTTGTCGAGGCGCCGATTCTGTTGCCTGCGGAAACGCTGCTCGATCTATACGGCGAGGATATCCGCGCGCGCGCCTATGTGACCTCGGACACGCTCAGAGGAGAGCAAATGCTGCGCCCCGATTTCACCGTGCCGGTGGTGCAGATGCACATGGAGCACGGCGCGGAACCGGCACGCTATACCTATGCCGGAGAGGTTTTTCGTCGTCAGGAAGACGATGTCGCGCGGGCCAATGAGTATCTGCAAGTGGGGTTTGAGCTGTTTGAGCGGGACGACCCGGAGGCTGCTGATGCGGAAGTGTTTTCGCTGATTCAGGCGGCGCTGAACGGGCTGCCGCTGCGTGCGGTGGTCGGCGATATCGGGTTGCTGACCGCGGCTGTTTCCGGGTTGAACACCACGGCGGACCGCAAAGCCGCGCTGATGCGCCATATCTGGCACCCGCGCCGGTTTCGCACGTTGATTGAGCGGTTCGCGGGCCGCGCGCCTGTGCCGCCCAGTCGAGCGGCATTGCTGGAGTCCGAGGAACCATTCGTTGCCTCCGGGGTCGCGATTGGTCTGCGTAGCCGTGCTGAGGTGGAGGCGCGGATCGCGGCCTTGCGCGCCGACGCCGCCGCTGCGCCGATCTCCGGCGCGGAGGTTGATTTGATGGATGCGCTTCTGGCAGTCCGCGAAACGATGCCTTATGCGCTTGAGCATCTGCGCGATATCGCGGTGGACATGGCCACGATCGCCCCGGCGGTGGCGCGTCTGGAGCGCCGTGCCGAGGCGTTGGCAGCACGCGGTGTCAATGTGGCCACGCTTGAGTTTGAAGCGTCCTATGGGCGCTCTCAGATGGAATATTATGATGGCTTCGTCTTTGGCTTCTCGGTCGGAGGGCGGCTCGATCTGCCTCCCGTGGCCAGCGGTGGGCGCTATGATGCGCTGACCCGGCGGCTGGGGCAGGGGCGCGAGATTCCGGCCGTGGGCGGGGTGGTGCGTCCGGGCCTGATGCTCGCGCTGAAGGAGGGCCGGGTATGAGCGGTGTGAAGCTCGGCGTGCCGTCCAAGGGGCGGTTGATGGAGAAGGCGTTTGACTGGTTTGGCGCCCGTGGGATTGAGCTTTCGCGCAGCGGGTCGGAGCGGGAATATGCCGGTGCTGTCGGGGGCATTGACGGGGTGGAGCTGGTGCTGCTGGCGGCAGGGGAAATCCCGCGCGAGTTGGCCGCCGGGCGCATTCATCTGGGCGTGACCGGCACTGATCTGGTGCGCGAGAAGCTGGGCGGCTGGGAGCGTCAGGTGGAAGAATTGGCGCCGCTTGGGTTTGGGCAGGCGGACCTGATCATCGCGGTGCCGACCTGCTGGGTTGATGTTGACACGCTTGATGATCTTGACGCGGCGGCGGCGGCGTTCCGGGCGCGCCACGGTGTAAGGCTTAGAATTGCAACGAAATATCACCGCTTGGTGCGTGAGTTTCTGCGTGAGCACGGTGTTGCCGATTATCAGCTTGTCGATAGTCAGGGGGCCACCGAAGGCACGGTGAAGAACGAGACGGCGGAAGCGATTGCCGACATTACCTCAACCGGCGATACGCTGCGCGCCAATCACCTGAAGTTGTTGTCGGACGGGTTGGTGCTGAAAAGTCAGGCGACGCTTTATCGTTCGCGCACGGCGGCGCTGGAGCGCGAGCAGCAGGCGGTGTTCGAGCGGCTTTTGCGCCGGATTGGGCTGGGCTGAGCCGGGGCTGGATGGGCAAAGGTTAACGCCAGCGTAGGGCGAAAAACGCCTGTCTGCACCCCGGCTGCCCTCCCGTCTGCGAAGCGTATGGCATGCGGTGCCGGGGTGGGACCGTGCGCATAAAGGTTAATCGAGCGGGCGCTGCCCTTCGCCGCGCCTGCAGATGCGCGCCTTTGCGGGACGCGCCCCCTCAAAGGTGGCGCGTCATGTCGGGTTCAGAAACCGAAGAGATAGGTAGCCTTCAGCGAGGTCGCGCGGTAGCTGCCCTCAAACGGCGATCCGCTGGCATGTTTGAGAACGTTGTCGAACTTGTCGTGGTTCAGTTCGATGCGGAGTTTGCCGTCGCCCATGGTCTTCTGTGCGCCGAGCCCGAGCGAGACGCCGCCATTCATCGCGCTGCCCGCGGTGATGCCGGAGGTTCCAGAATCGCCCATTACGACACCATAGCCAAGTGCCCCGTATCCTTCCCAGCCGCCAGCAAGCGGCATTCCGTAGATCCCGCGTAAGCGAACGGTGGCGTCATGTTTGCAGTAATAGGCACCGGTTGACCCGGGCGTCGGACAGGTTGCGCCCGTGGCGGTATTCTTGAAGGCGCTTTCAAGCGAGATATCCGCATCGAGTTCCGCCGCGGCGAACCCCGAGGCCAGAGCCCAGCGATACCCGCCGGTCAGCCCGACGACCGCGGTTTTGAGTTCGGAAGTCCCCAGGCCGCCGAACACTGCATCGGACTTTGCCGACGTGCCGCCGAGGCCAAGCCCGAAGTAGAATCCGTCAGCCTGAACCGAAGGTGCGGCAGCGAGGCTGCCCATTAAAGCACATAGTGCTATCGAGTGTTTCATGGTGACTCCGTAAATGTTCTTTAATATAAACACATTAAAGTGTTCCGTAGCGCGATATGAGTTAGTTTTCCCCGGAACTGCAATTAAAACGACTCGCAGGCCCGAATTAACGTGCACAGTGTTGCACGTCTGCTCGGCGAGGGGGCGAATGCCGGTTACCGTGCGTTAAGGTTACTGCATCGTGCGGAATATATGACAAAATCAACTTATCATGATGCTCCGCGCGAAAAGTCAGTTGCCGCCTTTCGCTGAATGGCCATAGTTTTGACATCAAGTGAATTGGACTGGAGGCTTTCAAAGTCTCGGACATGAACCAATGTAGAGACGCCACCGAGACAGCCATAGTTCGAGTCCTTCAAATGCAGAGTGCCTGTCGGGATGACGACAATTGCCAGTGGTCAAAGGAACGTAACCAATGAAACTTGTGAAACTGACAGGATCCTGTGTCATCGGGGCTGTGGCGGCTTTTGCCTGCGCGCCGGGGGCGCAAGCCGACAGCGGAGCATCGCAATATCATGTGACACTGCTGGCCGGAGCAAGCGACAAGGCTTCGCTCAATTGGGATAGCCTGAGCTACTCCATGGACTCAGGCAGATCATATGCGCTGGGGATTTCGCGAAACCTGAATTCCATGCCGAACCTCGAACTGGGGGTGG
This is a stretch of genomic DNA from Aquicoccus sp. G2-2. It encodes these proteins:
- a CDS encoding ATP phosphoribosyltransferase regulatory subunit, coding for MRHRAAYRAEAARLRALFEAAGAEVVEAPILLPAETLLDLYGEDIRARAYVTSDTLRGEQMLRPDFTVPVVQMHMEHGAEPARYTYAGEVFRRQEDDVARANEYLQVGFELFERDDPEAADAEVFSLIQAALNGLPLRAVVGDIGLLTAAVSGLNTTADRKAALMRHIWHPRRFRTLIERFAGRAPVPPSRAALLESEEPFVASGVAIGLRSRAEVEARIAALRADAAAAPISGAEVDLMDALLAVRETMPYALEHLRDIAVDMATIAPAVARLERRAEALAARGVNVATLEFEASYGRSQMEYYDGFVFGFSVGGRLDLPPVASGGRYDALTRRLGQGREIPAVGGVVRPGLMLALKEGRV
- the hisG gene encoding ATP phosphoribosyltransferase — its product is MSGVKLGVPSKGRLMEKAFDWFGARGIELSRSGSEREYAGAVGGIDGVELVLLAAGEIPRELAAGRIHLGVTGTDLVREKLGGWERQVEELAPLGFGQADLIIAVPTCWVDVDTLDDLDAAAAAFRARHGVRLRIATKYHRLVREFLREHGVADYQLVDSQGATEGTVKNETAEAIADITSTGDTLRANHLKLLSDGLVLKSQATLYRSRTAALEREQQAVFERLLRRIGLG